The Poecilia reticulata strain Guanapo linkage group LG10, Guppy_female_1.0+MT, whole genome shotgun sequence sequence AACATTAGTATTGGGATGTTGATTTAATGTGTGATGCAATGCAGCACCTGGAGtgtttgttgcagaaaatgtCAGTTGACCAGAAGCACATGGCTCCAGGTAAAGTCCCAGtagttttgtagttttgctgttgtttttatcaaaccTTCGGGTTCTCCAGGTTCACACAACCTTccaatgattttgattttagtttttaaaagtttcttttttcctctgcttctcTAAGTCTGGTCACGCTATCCACACCTCATTTTCTCCTGCTGTGGCTCTGGCGATACGGATCCCAGCCAAGGTGCAGCTCTTCCCTGAAGCTTAAGGTCTAAAATTTTATACCAGGGGTTTTCCTGATAAACCaaatagatagaaaaaaaaacaaaaaaactggtcGTCATGCAACTGGAAGCATTCCTCTCTGTCAGAGAGACCTCCGTGAGATTTCACAACAGGGTGAAGTAGTATTAAGTAAGCACTCTCTGCACATTTGAATTCCCTTTTTATAAAGCAGCTCATAAACATCGCATAAAGTATGAAACAAAGAGCCGTGTGAAATCAAAGCCTAAAAATAGTAAGGATCGTTAATTGTTTTGCATGCTCAACAGTGTTGTCGTTGAAGGTAGCAGATTAAACTTTGATAAGGACTGCAACAGGAAATCTAATGctagaagcttgttttttttttatcagagaaGCATCAGCCTTCCCTCTGTCATCAAGACTTGGTCCACACCCTTCCTACACCGGTCCCacaagaggaagagaaaaactgaCAGTTATTTGTCGCTTTCTTTTTGGCCGTTTTGCTGGAAACGTGGATGTGTCTTGACCCCTGATTGTGTTGGTCTTCAGTTGCTCTCCTTATCTAACATctatcagtttttctttcagtccGCCAACATCTCTGAACTGGTTTCTTCATCTTTGAACTTCTTAGatcagaaatacaaataaaagcaaagacagTAGGACACAGCAGTCAAGACGTCGTTCACACCTTGCATGTATGAGAATAACAAAGATTTCAAAACAAACCCGACTCATCAAAAAATGCAAAGCGTGACAAACCGCAAGGACAAGCAGCCAAACTTCCTCTCAGAAACTATGTTCGAAAAGGCGGTCGGTCATTACCTTGTGTCGCCGCGTCTTCTCCTGAACTCATCATCGGACGCTGAAGGAAGAGTCCAGAACCAGAGACATGTGCTGGCAACCGCATGCTCCAACTGCTTCATCAACACACACTCCTCCTCTGGCTGCACAggagcaaacacacacgcgcacacacccttcctctccttcctctttcttgtgcacttttttttgcacaagACAAAGAGACTTGTCCGTTGGCTGGTGAAGTCAGCAAATCCCCCGTACTGATGTGGTTTGCCTGCACGAAGAGGTGGCATCTGCTGCTAGCAGGCGCAGGGCTGACTCTTGGTTTCGGAGGCGAGAGATCATGAGGGGAAGGGGAAGCTTTGCCCTTCAACGTCTGGCGTGGTGCTTTTCTGCCGTTTGGTACGTCACCGACAGCCTAGCAACCGACCAAATAGCAAAGGCTGACACAGATTCGATTGCACGTGCAGTTAAGAATGAGCAAAGGCAGGCTGCTCGCTGCCCAGGCTGagcgtttttattttcttcctcctgTAGTCTTCAAGCTCTCTTCAACAGGTGTCAAAGCAGCCTCACTCCCTGTGTCATGTGTGCATACAGCAGAGTAAATGTTTACTTTGGATGACTGCGTCGTTACAGAAATGCTAATCAGCTTCCCCTGCTTCAATGCCACTtccccttctttttttaaaacagtttagcaaaaaaacagaaaacaaatcaaactgtcTAAGCATTCTGCTATTTTTCCAGCTGTAAGGTGACACAGAGGGAAACTGAAAGGTTGTGGCAGGAACATGTGGGGCTTTTTTAAACATACAGCACCTGGGATACTTATAGTTTATGTCATCAAGTGCAAGTCGAGAACCATAAAAACTTAGAAAGACAAACATCCGATACTGATACACCAGGCGTGAGGCTCTTAAAGGTAAGTCAGTGTAGCCTCTTTATTCTGCCTTTTAGCCACTAGATGTCACACTAGCTCAATGTGAAGTTGCTGCTCCGTTTCGTTCACATCCAAGCCTGCTGCTTTACACTTGGAGGCCCAGCAGCTGATTGCTTCCACAATCAGCCTCATAGGAGGTTTCCTTGCATGCTTCAAAGCTCCTACTCCTCTTACTTCCTGCCTTTCTGTCTGTCGCCCTTCTCAATGCCACCCCTGACCCCGGGCTCCACAAAGCGCTCGCTGTTATGAGCCTCTGcggttgaaaataaaatggtcaCATCGCATGCACACGCCCGGAGGTTGCTGCCGGCGTTAACGGATCGTTTTTAACTCRCTCAGTCGACATACCGTTGCAGGAGGTATTCATGTCTGAAGGATTAGTAGTGGAGGGTGTGAATTTCTGCCTCTGGATTGATGAAAAGACTAAACAGGCGGATCACGGTTACGGATGTCCATCAGTGCGACTGCTAGATGCTTGAAAAGCTGCACAGTTTTCTACAAACAATAAGCACAGGaggcttaatggaaacacagagatttaaaaacaactcgAGTTTTTTACATAAGAAGTTTTTGTGGTAAGCCTCATTGACCAAAGAGCTTCCTTCCACATGGTTCCTCGATCTATATGGCTTATTACAAACTGCTAATGAGAGTGTTTATGGTTTTCCTCTcaacaaatgttgttttttattaccaCTCTTACATGAGCGCCTGATTAAATTGAGTCCAGgcttggaatattgttttataacttgaAACGTTGGCTctgtaaataaagctgtttatttttcctctgtgaTCAGGTTCTACGTCCCGGTGGCAATCCAGAAGGCTGCACACGATTCATTTGTAGAAACtacaaatgaatgaattcacattttctttctctgaatcTGCTGATTCAGCACTGTTTAGTGCTTCGGTTTGTGAGGTAAACAGGCAGGAGTGTTCATCCGTACTGAGGAATGTGAGCATATTTGTTGCGTGTAAGAGACTTTGAGCAGATCTGCAGTCTAATGCCAGATTAGGGCAGAGAGCCCTCATTCAGAGGCAAACAATGGACCATTGCTCAATTCATAATAAGCGCTTGGCCTGCGACACGGTACACTGGCCCAAGTCCTCAAACGAGTCAGGGCCACTTGGTGAGCCAGTGTGGAAAAAACTCCTCCAGGAGTGAAACCTTACAGTCCAGTTCAGAGGAGGCTTGACTAACCGGTACCGAGCTGGAAAAGGAAcgataaataaaagcaaaatgaaaaaaaaaagagatcaaaAAGACACTAAGTTAAACGAAACTTCAACATGACACACATTTAATTCAGCAGGTCAACATAATACTGCTTTATATAATAACACCAGATCTGACCACACTGAACTACGACGGAGCTATAGGGCCATgctaagaaaaacttttaataaaatgacaaaaaataaagccaCGACATCACGAggataaagttaaaataatacgagaatacagttgaaatattttgagaataaagacacaagaataaagtaataaaatcttGATTTTATTCTAAACAATAATACCGCCcttcttttttgaaaataaagtcatgattTGATAATAAAGTCAACATTATGTCTTAATTctcaaaaacaactttcttctCAAATATTTATTCTAGTATTATTTCAACGTTATTTTCGTACAACTTTCTCCTCCTAAAGTTATGATTTTATCTtgttaatattatgactttgcTCTTGCATTCTcgtaattttattactttaatttgtttttggtttctgagcGCAGCCCTAACCCCCCGCCGAACTGATCAGTGTCACTACATTGATGATATAACGCACTGTCAGAGCTcaaactttctaaaaataaagatttagtTACAAAAGCACTAAACAGCTCATATCAACAAAGTGAATGAGAATCTCCATCTTATGGACAGCTCAGTGTCAGTGTGAGTGTCTGTGAGTCTCTTTGAGAGACTCCTTGTCTCTGTCACGGCGGCCCCAGCGTGGATCTGCCACCCCTCTGCcccgtgtgtgtgcgtgcgtgtgtgtgtgtgtgtgtgtgtgtgtgtgtgtgtgtgtgtgtgtgtgtgtgtgtgtgtgtgtgtgttataacAAACACAGATACATTCCTCTGTTCTCCAGTGCTGGATTAATCCACAAAGCCCGGGCCATACCTCAGGACTTACCTCTGGTCTGAGCTAATCTGCTGAGCTATTTGTTTTCCACTTCCACAATTAAACAGCTGATTGTTGTCCAAGTTCAGGGTTCCTCCAGAACCCACCGCGACCCGTTTTCACCCCTGACGGCGCCGAGTCATAGCTGGCTGTCGAATATCGTGGCATCTTTCCCGTTGCTGGACACGGACTGAGTGTTTCTGGGGACGGCCGTGTCCTGGGCCTCATTATCGCTGCGCGGGATGCTTTCGGGCCGTGAGCCGGACCCCTTGCCACCAATGGTCAGGCTCTTCTTGAAGCTCTCTGAGGTGAAGTAGTAAACCACAGGGTCCAGGCAGCAGTTGAGGCTGGCCAGACACAGGGTGATGGGGTACAGGGTCCGCGCGAACCGCTCCACGGCGCAGTTAGCCAGGGCCTGGGTCCGCACCAGGGCGTACAGGAAGAGCAGGAAGTTGTACGGGACGAAGCAAATGATGAAAATGGTAAGGTGGACCACAATCATCCGCAGGACGCGCTTCTTGCTGTCGCAGCCATGGCCGGCGCTGACCGGGCGACGCAGTGTCCGGAGAACCAGGGAGGAGCACACCAGGTTGGCCAGGAGGGGGAAGAGAAAACCCACAATCTGAGGAAGTAAAGGAGAGTTAAAGGATGAGCAGTGCTTTTCAAAACGATTTATACAGCtggaccaaaaacaaacatatcacAATATCATCACCTTGGTGAAATTACGGCTTGAACCGTTTTTTgccaaattgatttttttttttgcctaaatcatCTTTAGACAAGAAAGAGGtcgtgatttttttgttgttgccaaaattactttcagcaaaaaattacttcattattattatgtcattttctattttctattttattttcattattttaggaCAGTACACAGCTTTTCtatcagtcaatatcaataattattgattcgttttttttgttttaaatattcgAAATACTCTCAAACTGGTGGCGTGacctttcctcttttatccacagttttcaagCTACgctgttgttttgtatttttaaaaaacaacagctagctgttgttgctaggttacctagttacctagcaacaactacatgttgctaggtaaccaaaaagCGAGTGAGTTAGTTTATTCCACCCACCTAGCTTAGCAGGCAGTGAGCGGTTGAACCAGCTAAAGcgtttcctctgcctacatcccccagaatcctgagcggttctggatcggagttcagtgaaattattcaatattttatcaGACATATTATCTATTGATTTTGGTAAAGTGACATATTGTGACATATATTGCTGCTGTTGATACTCTTACATGTTTTCCACATGCTGTCATGTTAAATCAGGGGTCTTCAACCTGCTGCCCCAGAGCCACGAGTGGCTCATTGGAGCTCCCACAATGGCTCCAACAAGCTTTGACTAGAGTTTTTAAGTAGAGATATCATCACTAAAGCAAGTTTCCACAACTGAATTAcactaaaattacaaataatatttatttactaatttttCTTGTAATTATATTGAAAACTAGAtgcttttttattcacatttccaCAAATATTAACATCCCATAGCAGAAAATGTATCCATTctctttttgcaaaaaacatttcaccCTTTTAACATTTACCTTTACACCTAAAAATAGCAGTAAAACTgcagttctttaaaaattacaacaaatcaCCTATTGTAGGTACTGTATTCCTCAAAAATGGCCAATAGTACTTTTTTCAAAAGGTCATGTAACATTTGCGGCTctaaacaaactttatttggCTGAACTCAGGGCcaaaatggctctttggattGTAAAGGTTGAAGTAGTTTGTAATTCTGAAGTGGAATCATAATGATGCCTGGTTTTGATCCAAggacatacaaataaaatgtgaaaagtgttgCGTATACTCAAACACAGCTCCCCTGAGACAATACTTTACTGAACTACATTTTAATGCAGCCGGAAGTGTTTTGGGGAATCTCTCCATCAACTCTGTACATCTAGAGGCTGAAGTTATCAACacaggttttacatttttatttgttaaaaatctttaaagtgaATGTGTATCACTTTCCTTCAGCTCAAAGTAGTGCACCATTTTGCTTTGGTCTATTGTCtagaatcccaataaaatacaaagttttggGTTGCAACTTGACAAATACATGAAAAGATTTAAAGCAGAACCTCCTTGCTGTGTATCTAGATGTCTTACTGAATGCCGTTCTGGTAGCGAACGTGTTCATATACATCTGGCTGAAGGTAGCTCAGCTCACCTCTATGAAGATGGTGATTTTGGAGAGGTAGGTCTTCCAGGTGTTCTTGGAAAATCCTTCAAAGCATGTGGTGGCTCTGTGTCTGCTGTTGATGGTGGAGAAGAAGGTCACCGATATTCCTCCGCCCACGATGGTGAGCCACACGGCGGCACACACCAGCGCCGCGTTCCTCCTCGTGCGGATGGAGCGTGATCGAAACGGGTAGACTATCGCCAGGAAGCGGTCCACGCTGATGCAGGTGAGGAAGAGCATGCTACCGTAGATGTTGGTGATGAAGGCCGTCCCTGACACCTTGCAGAGCCCGTCTCCGAAGGGCCAGTTGCGGTTGACGTTGTAGAAGACCTTGAAAGGCAGCGTGAAGACGAAGACCAAGTCTGAAAACGCTAAGTTGGTCATGAACATTGTGGTCTCGTTGCGTATCTTCATCCGGAAGCAGAAGACGAAGAGGGCGGCGCAGTTGGTAATCAGGCCTGAAACGAAGACCACGCTGTAAACCGTGGAGTACAAGTTGTACTTGAAGGAGTCGTCGATCCCGCAATCCTCCACTCCAGTTTCGTTAATCACAAGGCTGGCCATGGTGATAGAAGAGACAAAGTcttaagtgtaaaaaaaaaaaaaaaaaaaactgaaaaagataCAAATAGATCTTCAGGAAAGGGGTGGAAATCCGGGTGTCAGCAAGGGACCGTCTGCTGAAGCCCCCTCCAAGTCATCATGGACCCCCAGAGCCGGACTCAGTCAGGATGCACGGCTGCTCGGATCGCTTGTCCTCCTTCGAAGAGAAAAGGAAACGGCACTCAGGAACTTCCAGACTATAAAAGTCGTTCCCCAGAAAGCAAACCATGAATGTGCACAGAGATAAAAACAGGGAACAAActaaattttagaaaaaagaacaatggAGGGCTTCAAAACGTCGATCATCAGTACTGCAGAGTAAacctttaacatttatttaacttctgtttaccttgtgttttaaatgtttaattcagtAAATCTATGCAGATTTTTAGCATCAATAATTCGACAAcagtctgtttttaatttctggCTCCCACCATGCAAACATTCCTGATTCAATgtcaaaaatgtctttgtataattaaaaaaatacgcTGGTGGAAATAGtacttttaaatcaatattaaggaattattcagtTAGAAGAGGCTcatatatgttgctgaaaagttatttgttagttttgtcttatttcaagtgcattaagatatttgcactagaccaaaaacacttggtagcattttatgtgtttgtgcaGGACATAAACATCAAGGCAGCATGAAAGCCAGAATGGAAAAGGATCTGCTGTGATTCACAGACTTGTTGAATCACAGCCTTCGGATTTTCAGCTGAGTGTTTGTGGTTGTGGCTGTGGCTTGACTGTTCTGTGGGTTACGCAAATTGATGTGGTCAAGAAGA is a genomic window containing:
- the lpar4 gene encoding lysophosphatidic acid receptor 4, which produces MASLVINETGVEDCGIDDSFKYNLYSTVYSVVFVSGLITNCAALFVFCFRMKIRNETTMFMTNLAFSDLVFVFTLPFKVFYNVNRNWPFGDGLCKVSGTAFITNIYGSMLFLTCISVDRFLAIVYPFRSRSIRTRRNAALVCAAVWLTIVGGGISVTFFSTINSRHRATTCFEGFSKNTWKTYLSKITIFIEIVGFLFPLLANLVCSSLVLRTLRRPVSAGHGCDSKKRVLRMIVVHLTIFIICFVPYNFLLFLYALVRTQALANCAVERFARTLYPITLCLASLNCCLDPVVYYFTSESFKKSLTIGGKGSGSRPESIPRSDNEAQDTAVPRNTQSVSSNGKDATIFDSQL